The following proteins are encoded in a genomic region of Glycine soja cultivar W05 chromosome 17, ASM419377v2, whole genome shotgun sequence:
- the LOC114392716 gene encoding EIN3-binding F-box protein 1-like, with amino-acid sequence MPALVNYSGDDELYPGGSFCPNPVELGRLYTTIGSNLDVYYPPTKRPRSIFEAIEREQYYQEPGIEVLPDECLFEIFRRLPSGKERSSCACVSKRWLMLMSTICKDEIERATSVDETVSSDENQDIEDDGYLTRCLDGKKATDVRLAAIAVGTSSRGGLGKLLIRGSNSERGVTNLGLSAVAHGCPSLRSLSLWNVSTIGDEGVSQIAKGCHILEKLDLCHCSSISNKGLIAIAEGCPNLTTLTIESCPNIGNEGLQAIARLCTKLQSISLKDCPLVGDHGVSSLLASASNLSRVKLQTLKITDFSLAVICHYGKAITNLVLSGLKNVTERGFWVMGAAQGLQKLVSLTVTSCRGITDTSIEAIGKGCINLKQLCLHRCCFVSDSGLVAFAKAAVSLESLQLEECNRFTQSGIIVALANIKTKLKSLSLVKCMGVKDIDMEVCMLSPCESLRSLVIQKCPGFGSASLAMIGKLCPRLQHLNLTGLYGITDAGLLPLLENCEAGLVNVNLTGCWNLTDKVVSALARLHGGTLEVLNLDGCWKITDASLVAIANNFLVLNDLDVSKCAISDAGIALLSRASLPSLQVLSLSGCSDVSNKSAPFLTKLGQTLLGLNLQNCNSIGSSTMELLVEKLWRCDILA; translated from the exons ATGCCTGCTCTTGTCAATTACAGTG GTGATGATGAGCTGTACCCTGGGGGTTCTTTTTGCCCAAATCCAGTGGAGTTGGGTCGCTTGTACACTACTATTGGCTCCAATTTGGATGTGTACTACCCTCCCACTAAGAGACCACGCTCTATCTTTGAAGCCATTGAGCGTGAGCAATATTATCAAGAGCCTGGTATTGAGGTTCTTCCAGATGAATGCCTCTTTGAGATATTCAGACGCCTTCCTAGTGGCAAAGAGCGAAGCTCATGTGCCTGTGTATCTAAACGCTGGCTTATGCTTATGAGCACTATCTGCAAAGATGAGATTGAGAGGGCTACCTCTGTTGATGAAACTGTTTCTTCTGATGAGAATCAAGATATTGAAGATGATGGATACCTTACAAGGTGTCTGGATGGGAAGAAAGCCACTGATGTGAGGCTTGCTGCAATTGCAGTTGGGACTAGTAGCCGTGGCGGTCTAGGGAAGCTTTTGATCAGAGGAAGCAACTCTGAGCGTGGTGTCACAAACCTTGGCCTCTCTGCAGTTGCTCATGGTTGCCCTTCTCTCAGATCACTTTCTTTATGGAATGTGTCTACCATTGGGGATGAGGGTGTGTCTCAGATAGCAAAAGGATGTCATATATTGGAGAAGCTTGACTTGTGTCATTGTTCCTCAATCAGCAACAAGGGTTTGATTGCAATAGCTGAAGGTTGCCCCAACTTGACCACCTTAACTATTGAATCATGCCCAAATATTGGAAATGAAGGCTTGCAAGCTATTGCAAGGCTATGCACCAAGCTGCAGTCAATCTCTCTCAAGGATTGCCCTCTTGTTGGGGATCATGGAGTGTCTAGTCTGTTGGCGTCGGCTTCGAACTTGTCGAGGGTTAAGCTTCAGACTTTGAAAATCACAGATTTCTCTCTGGCTGTGATTTGCCATTATGGAAAGGCGATAACAAATCTGGTCCTCTCTGGTCTAAAAAATGTCACTGAAAGAGGGTTCTGGGTCATGGGGGCTGCTCAAGGTCTGCAGAAACTGGTGTCACTTACTGTTACTTCCTGCAGGGGAATAACTGATACAAGCATAGAAGCCATTGGTAAGGGTTGCATCAACCTGAAGCAGTTGTGCCTTCACCGGTGTTGCTTTGTTTCTGACAGTGGATTGGTAGCATTTGCCAAAGCTGCAGTATCTCTTGAGAGCTTGCAGCTGGAGGAGTGCAACAGGTTCACTCAGTCTGGGATTATTGTTGCCCTTGCAAACATCAAAACGAAATTGAAATCTCTTTCCCTTGTGAAGTGCATGGGAGTCAAAGATATTGATATGGAAGTGTGTATGCTTTCTCCTTGTGAGTCTCTTCGATCTTTAGTCATTCAAAAGTGCCCTGGTTTTGGTAGTGCTAGCCTGGCCATGATTGGAAAATTGTGTCCCCGACTTCAGCATCTTAATCTGACTGGACTCTATGGCATAACTGATGCTGGTCTTCTCCCCCTTTTGGAGAATTGTGAGGCTGGACTTGTCAATGTAAACCTCACTGGTTGCTGGAACTTGACAGATAAGGTAGTCTCAGCCTTGGCCAGGCTACATGGTGGAACACTTGAAGTACTAAATCTTGATGGATGCTGGAAAATTACTGATGCAAGCTTGGTTGCAATTGCAAACAACTTCCTAGTGCTTAATGATCTAGATGTGTCAAAGTGTGCAATCTCCGATGCCGGTATCGCCCTTCTCTCAAGGGCCAGTCTGCCTAGCTTGCAAGTGCTTTCCTTGTCTGGTTGTTCTGATGTATCAAACAAGAGTGCGCCTTTCCTGACCAAATTGGGCCAGACCTTGCTGGGATTGAATCTTCAAAACTGCAATTCAATTGGCAGCAGCACAATGGAGTTGCTAGTGGAGAAGTTGTGGAGATGTGATATTCTGGCTTAA
- the LOC114392157 gene encoding EPIDERMAL PATTERNING FACTOR-like protein 8, with the protein MDSPKVYLNGLKTSVTLILIISLTLFPSNSVGSASAKDGGKVLKQKKLVLGSRPPKCVNKCLSCKPCMAALVISPHHRDGHTHKAKTVQRDEGYYLLSWKCKCGNKFFQP; encoded by the exons ATGGATTCGCCAAAAGTATACCTCAATGGACTAAAAACTTCAGTGACTCTGATTCTCATAATTTCTCTCACGTTATTTCCTTCTAATTCAG TAGGGTCAGCTTCAGCGAAAGATGGTGGCAAGGTTCTGAAGCAAAAGAAATTAGTATTGGGGTCAAGGCCTCCAAAGTGTGTCAACAAGTGCTTGAGTTGCAAGCCATGCATGGCTGCTTTGGTTATCTCTCCTCACCACAGGGATGGTCACACTCACAAGGCAAAAACAGTTCAAAGAGACGAAGGCTACTATCTTCTCTCATGGAAATGCAAATGCGGTAACAAGTTCTTTCAGCCCTGA